Proteins co-encoded in one Listeria ivanovii subsp. ivanovii genomic window:
- a CDS encoding MFS transporter, protein MKLLALLSVALIVNSAPAISANIPAITESFKEVNPVYVGLLTTVPSLFLIAGVFFTSLIEKILGRKYTIVTGLVIVGVFGTLPAWYQGSFFVLFLSRCLLGLGIGLFNRLLIQMISSLYQNDNGKKARALGLESACEGLGGIVMTIGVGQLIKVNWTSSFWVYSFAILSLVFVIMFIPNQVVAINNKEENIKVSTISIERKIRSIVLGCILFCIVLLFINYNLQITPLLIEQGLGDATSGSNMIAAIGAGAFIAGNLFGRTYTYLKRWLLPIATFMAGISIFFTNLSTSLLFTLICSLVLGFSFRNIMPYFMHTLTTGGEKVAKFGATVVLVAYNLGATLSPYASQIISRFSGSASADNQIIIMGLLLSAISLITLIFNKYMTV, encoded by the coding sequence ATGAAATTATTGGCATTACTATCCGTGGCACTGATTGTTAACTCTGCACCAGCTATTTCTGCGAATATACCTGCAATTACTGAAAGCTTCAAAGAGGTAAATCCAGTGTATGTTGGACTCTTAACGACAGTGCCTTCGTTATTTTTAATAGCTGGTGTTTTTTTTACTAGCTTGATTGAAAAAATTTTAGGAAGGAAATATACCATTGTTACCGGTTTAGTCATCGTGGGGGTTTTTGGGACTTTACCGGCTTGGTATCAAGGAAGTTTTTTCGTGTTATTTCTTTCAAGATGCTTACTAGGTTTAGGAATAGGATTATTTAATCGTCTGCTTATTCAGATGATTAGTAGCTTATATCAAAATGACAATGGGAAAAAGGCAAGGGCGCTTGGCTTAGAAAGTGCTTGCGAAGGACTAGGCGGTATTGTCATGACAATTGGCGTCGGTCAGTTAATAAAAGTAAATTGGACAAGTTCTTTTTGGGTGTATAGTTTCGCCATTTTGAGTCTTGTTTTTGTCATCATGTTCATTCCAAACCAAGTTGTGGCAATTAATAATAAAGAAGAAAACATTAAAGTTAGCACGATTTCCATAGAACGAAAAATAAGGTCAATTGTTTTAGGCTGTATTTTATTTTGTATTGTACTTTTATTTATTAATTATAATCTGCAAATTACACCACTTTTAATTGAGCAAGGATTGGGGGATGCGACGAGCGGAAGTAATATGATTGCAGCAATTGGAGCTGGAGCGTTTATTGCGGGGAATTTATTCGGTAGAACATATACATATTTGAAAAGGTGGCTACTACCAATTGCTACTTTTATGGCTGGAATAAGTATTTTCTTCACTAACTTGTCTACATCACTTTTATTTACATTAATTTGTTCCTTAGTCTTAGGATTTTCGTTTCGCAATATTATGCCTTATTTTATGCATACACTTACTACTGGTGGTGAAAAAGTAGCCAAATTCGGAGCGACTGTTGTTTTAGTGGCATATAACCTGGGGGCAACCCTTTCTCCATACGCTTCACAAATTATTTCCAGATTTAGTGGTAGTGCGAGTGCGGATAACCAAATAATCATCATGGGGTTATTATTAAGTGCTATTAGCTTGATTACACTAATTTTCAATAAATATATGACGGTTTAG
- a CDS encoding carboxymuconolactone decarboxylase family protein: protein MKKQTAGRNNLGEFAPQFAALNDDVLFGEVWAKATELSPRDRSLITVSSLLTQGVPQLEAHLKMAKENGVTKEEIVALITHLAFYTGWPKAWSAFNLAKKIFDGDGL, encoded by the coding sequence ATGAAAAAACAAACAGCAGGAAGAAATAACCTAGGTGAATTTGCGCCACAATTTGCTGCTTTAAATGATGATGTCTTGTTTGGAGAAGTGTGGGCAAAAGCAACAGAATTGTCGCCTAGAGATCGTAGTTTAATTACTGTTTCCAGTCTATTAACGCAAGGGGTACCACAGTTAGAAGCGCATTTGAAAATGGCAAAAGAAAATGGTGTAACAAAAGAAGAAATCGTAGCATTAATTACACATCTTGCTTTCTACACGGGTTGGCCAAAAGCTTGGTCTGCTTTTAATTTAGCAAAAAAAATTTTTGATGGAGACGGGCTGTAA
- a CDS encoding cupin domain-containing protein — translation MTKFEEVKNGVIFSSGEKNEAFVQYFIGQSYLNSLVTDPAINVGVGNVTFEPGCRNNWHIHHNGFQILLVTGGEGWYQEDGKEAQFLQAGDVIVTHDGVKHWHGATANSWFEHIAITAGIPEWLESVSDEVYLPLKNKEEGFKK, via the coding sequence ATGACAAAATTTGAAGAAGTGAAAAATGGTGTCATCTTTTCAAGTGGAGAAAAAAACGAGGCATTTGTGCAATATTTTATAGGCCAAAGCTATTTGAATTCTTTAGTGACCGATCCAGCTATTAATGTTGGTGTAGGGAATGTCACGTTTGAACCAGGGTGCCGCAATAATTGGCATATTCATCATAATGGTTTCCAAATTTTATTAGTTACTGGTGGAGAAGGTTGGTACCAAGAAGATGGGAAAGAAGCACAGTTCCTACAAGCTGGAGACGTAATAGTAACACATGATGGTGTAAAACATTGGCACGGAGCAACTGCAAACAGCTGGTTCGAACATATTGCGATTACCGCAGGAATACCTGAGTGGCTAGAATCAGTATCTGATGAAGTTTATTTACCATTAAAAAATAAGGAAGAGGGGTTCAAAAAATGA
- a CDS encoding LysR family transcriptional regulator has protein sequence MEIRMLKYFLIVAEEQNITQAAKKIHITQPTLSRQIRDFEASLQTELFIRKNKKLYLTEPGLFLKKRAEEMLELDGKTEQEFAKYQNALLKGQISIGCVEANSSHFLAKMLEEMIADHPQVTFNMYSGTSNDIIERLDKGLLDVALLIDPVPADNYNKLVLPDKEIWGLLVSTEYFITNQQYISPKEILDVPIIWSGRKEVQNMLCSWGTFEEGDLNIVGKYNLIFNVISLVENKVGAAFAIQGAIDNRKNSTKFLPLSPILETNCVLVWKKDTILSDTVLTFIRKMKNALKA, from the coding sequence ATGGAAATTAGAATGCTAAAATATTTTCTGATAGTAGCAGAAGAACAAAATATTACTCAAGCTGCCAAAAAAATTCATATCACTCAACCAACACTAAGTAGGCAAATTAGGGATTTTGAAGCAAGTTTACAAACAGAGTTATTTATCCGGAAAAATAAAAAGTTGTATTTAACTGAGCCAGGCTTGTTTTTGAAAAAAAGAGCAGAAGAAATGTTAGAATTAGACGGGAAAACCGAACAAGAATTTGCTAAATATCAAAATGCACTTTTGAAAGGTCAAATTTCGATTGGTTGTGTAGAGGCGAATAGCTCGCATTTCTTGGCTAAAATGTTAGAAGAAATGATTGCTGACCATCCGCAAGTTACATTTAATATGTACAGTGGAACAAGTAATGATATTATTGAACGATTAGATAAAGGTTTACTAGATGTTGCGCTTTTAATAGATCCAGTACCAGCTGATAATTATAATAAATTGGTTTTACCAGATAAGGAAATCTGGGGTCTACTCGTTTCGACAGAATATTTTATAACGAATCAGCAGTATATTTCGCCAAAAGAAATATTAGATGTACCAATAATTTGGTCAGGTCGAAAAGAAGTCCAAAACATGCTATGCTCATGGGGGACTTTTGAAGAGGGAGATTTGAATATTGTAGGTAAATATAATTTGATTTTTAACGTGATTTCATTGGTTGAAAATAAAGTAGGAGCGGCTTTTGCGATTCAAGGGGCAATAGATAACCGGAAAAACAGTACAAAATTTCTACCACTTAGCCCGATACTTGAAACTAATTGTGTGCTTGTTTGGAAAAAAGACACAATACTAAGTGACACAGTGCTCACGTTCATCAGGAAAATGAAAAATGCTTTGAAGGCATGA
- a CDS encoding type B 50S ribosomal protein L31: protein MKTGIHPEYRQVVFVDTSTDFKFLSGSTKSSSETIKWEDGNEYPLLRVEISSDSHPFYTGKQKHATADGRVDRFNKKYGLK from the coding sequence ATGAAAACTGGAATTCATCCTGAGTACCGTCAAGTGGTATTTGTTGATACTAGTACTGATTTCAAATTTTTGTCAGGTTCTACTAAGAGCTCAAGCGAAACAATTAAATGGGAAGATGGCAACGAGTATCCGTTACTTCGTGTCGAAATCTCTTCTGATTCGCATCCGTTCTATACTGGTAAACAAAAACATGCTACAGCAGACGGACGTGTGGACCGCTTCAACAAAAAGTACGGTCTCAAATAA
- the gtcA gene encoding cell wall teichoic acid glycosylation protein GtcA, with product MSKIRQLLDKIPWYTDKIHSILMYLIMGGFATIINIVAFWFCEAVLGWDYRVANTIAWIASVLFAYFSNKKYVFESYTPTWQDKVREASSFFGFRFLTYIVDILVMILLISVLSVDELWAKIWTNVIVLVLNYVFSKWIIFKVKK from the coding sequence ATGAGTAAAATTAGACAATTATTAGACAAGATACCATGGTATACAGACAAGATTCATAGCATTTTGATGTATTTGATTATGGGCGGATTTGCAACAATTATTAATATTGTGGCATTTTGGTTCTGTGAAGCTGTATTAGGTTGGGATTATCGTGTTGCCAATACAATTGCTTGGATTGCTTCTGTTCTTTTTGCGTACTTTTCTAATAAAAAATATGTTTTCGAGAGCTATACTCCAACATGGCAAGACAAAGTAAGAGAAGCCTCTTCCTTTTTTGGATTTCGCTTTTTAACCTACATAGTAGACATTTTAGTGATGATTCTATTAATAAGCGTGCTATCCGTAGACGAACTATGGGCAAAAATTTGGACAAATGTGATTGTGCTCGTGCTCAACTATGTATTTAGTAAATGGATAATTTTCAAAGTAAAAAAATAA
- the rho gene encoding transcription termination factor Rho yields MAKLSIAYLESLTIKDIYALAKEHKIAYYSKLTKRELIFALLKSNAEKEGFFFMEGVLEIIPNEGFGFLRPINYSSSSEDIYISASQIRRFELRTGDKVSGKVRPPKENERYFGLLHVEAVNGEKPEVAKERVHFPGLTPLYPDRQIHLETEKTPISTRTIDLISPIGFGQRGLIVAPPKAGKTVLLKEIANAITTNHPDSELIVLLIDERPEEVTDIERSVKADVVSSTFDEVPENHIKVAELVLERAMRLVEQKRDVVILMDSITRLARAYNLVIPPSGRTLSGGIDPAAFHRPKRFFGAARNIEEGGSLTILATALVDTGSRMDDVIYEEFKGTGNMELHLDRQLAERRVFPAIDMRRSGTRKEELLLSKDRLEQLWKIRKAMPKQGDGLDISERFVRYLKKTANNEAFYELLQEEMFKK; encoded by the coding sequence ATGGCTAAACTGTCCATTGCATACTTAGAAAGTTTAACAATTAAAGATATTTATGCCCTTGCAAAAGAACATAAAATTGCCTATTACAGCAAACTAACCAAAAGAGAACTGATTTTTGCGCTATTAAAATCAAATGCGGAAAAAGAGGGATTCTTTTTTATGGAAGGTGTTTTAGAAATCATCCCGAATGAAGGGTTTGGTTTCTTACGACCGATTAATTATTCATCCAGTTCGGAAGATATTTATATTTCGGCTTCACAAATCAGGCGTTTTGAACTTAGAACAGGGGATAAAGTCTCTGGCAAAGTTCGTCCACCAAAAGAAAATGAACGTTATTTTGGATTATTGCATGTCGAAGCAGTCAATGGGGAAAAACCGGAAGTTGCGAAAGAAAGAGTGCATTTTCCAGGACTGACTCCACTTTATCCAGATCGCCAAATTCATTTAGAAACAGAGAAAACACCGATTTCTACAAGAACAATCGATTTAATATCGCCAATAGGTTTTGGACAGCGGGGATTAATTGTTGCCCCTCCAAAAGCTGGTAAAACCGTTCTGTTAAAAGAAATTGCTAATGCGATTACAACTAATCACCCAGATTCAGAATTGATTGTCTTGCTGATAGATGAGCGCCCTGAAGAAGTAACGGATATCGAGCGTTCGGTAAAAGCAGATGTTGTAAGCTCTACGTTTGATGAAGTGCCAGAGAACCATATTAAAGTAGCCGAATTAGTTTTAGAACGTGCGATGCGCCTTGTGGAACAAAAACGCGATGTAGTTATTTTGATGGATAGTATTACTAGGTTAGCAAGAGCGTATAATTTAGTCATTCCTCCAAGTGGTCGAACGCTTTCTGGAGGAATTGATCCAGCCGCTTTCCACAGACCAAAACGATTTTTCGGTGCAGCGCGTAATATTGAAGAAGGCGGAAGTCTAACAATCCTTGCAACAGCACTTGTGGATACAGGTTCGCGCATGGACGATGTCATTTATGAGGAATTTAAAGGAACTGGTAACATGGAATTACATTTAGATCGTCAATTAGCTGAACGTCGTGTCTTTCCTGCTATTGATATGCGTCGATCCGGAACAAGAAAAGAAGAACTACTATTATCTAAAGATCGCTTAGAGCAACTTTGGAAAATTAGAAAAGCGATGCCAAAACAAGGTGACGGACTTGATATTTCTGAGCGTTTCGTCCGCTATTTGAAAAAAACCGCGAATAATGAGGCGTTTTATGAATTATTACAAGAAGAGATGTTTAAAAAATAA
- a CDS encoding UDP-N-acetylglucosamine 1-carboxyvinyltransferase: MTEKLVIRGGKKLAGTMQVDGAKNSAVALIPAAILAESEVVLEGLPDISDVYTLYDILEELGGSVRYDNKTAVIDPTDMISMPLPTGNVKKLRASYYLMGAILGRFKKAVIGLPGGCYLGPRPIDQHIKGFEALGAKVTNEQGAIYLRADELIGARIYLDVVSVGATINIMLAAVRAKGKTVIENAAKEPEIIDVATLLSNMGAIIKGAGTDTIRITGVEHLHGCHHTIIPDRIEAGTFMVLAAASGKGIRIENVIPTHLEGIIAKLTEMGVPMDIEEDAIFVGEVEKVKKIDIKTYAYPGFPTDLQQPLTALLTRAEGSSVVTDTIYPSRFKHIAELERMGGKFKLEGRSAVINGPAKLQGSKVTATDLRAGAALVIAGLLAEGQTEIHGVEHIERGYSKIIEKLAAIGADITRSSTAETKI, translated from the coding sequence GTGACGGAAAAATTAGTTATTCGAGGCGGCAAAAAATTAGCGGGCACTATGCAAGTAGATGGTGCAAAAAATAGTGCGGTTGCCTTGATTCCAGCTGCAATTTTGGCGGAATCTGAAGTTGTTTTAGAAGGTTTACCAGATATTTCTGATGTATATACACTTTATGATATTTTAGAAGAACTTGGCGGCAGTGTTCGTTATGATAATAAAACGGCAGTGATAGATCCGACTGATATGATTTCAATGCCACTACCAACTGGGAATGTAAAGAAATTACGTGCTTCTTATTACTTAATGGGAGCAATATTAGGCCGATTTAAAAAAGCAGTCATTGGACTTCCGGGAGGCTGTTATTTAGGTCCACGCCCAATTGATCAACATATTAAAGGTTTTGAAGCATTAGGAGCGAAAGTAACAAATGAACAAGGTGCGATTTATTTGCGTGCAGATGAACTTATTGGTGCACGGATTTACTTAGATGTTGTGAGCGTTGGTGCGACTATTAATATTATGCTTGCAGCTGTTCGAGCTAAAGGGAAAACTGTAATAGAAAATGCCGCAAAAGAGCCTGAAATTATTGATGTCGCTACACTGCTAAGCAATATGGGTGCGATTATTAAAGGAGCAGGGACAGATACCATTCGGATTACCGGGGTAGAGCATCTTCATGGTTGTCATCATACAATTATTCCAGATAGAATTGAAGCCGGTACTTTCATGGTTCTCGCTGCAGCTTCTGGAAAAGGAATTCGGATTGAAAATGTTATTCCGACTCATTTAGAAGGAATCATTGCAAAATTGACAGAAATGGGCGTTCCAATGGATATTGAGGAAGATGCTATTTTTGTTGGTGAAGTAGAAAAAGTGAAAAAAATAGATATTAAAACCTATGCTTATCCAGGATTTCCAACTGATTTGCAACAACCGCTGACTGCACTTTTGACACGAGCGGAAGGCAGTAGTGTGGTAACCGATACGATTTATCCAAGTCGTTTCAAGCATATTGCAGAATTGGAACGAATGGGCGGGAAATTTAAATTAGAAGGTAGATCTGCTGTCATTAATGGTCCAGCAAAACTACAAGGTTCTAAAGTGACGGCGACAGATTTACGTGCGGGCGCTGCACTTGTAATTGCGGGACTTCTAGCAGAAGGGCAAACAGAAATCCATGGTGTAGAACATATTGAGCGTGGCTACAGCAAAATCATCGAAAAACTTGCTGCAATTGGAGCCGATATAACTCGTAGCAGTACAGCGGAAACAAAAATTTGA
- a CDS encoding lysylphosphatidylglycerol synthase transmembrane domain-containing protein yields the protein MSGSSKKNIFNIVIVLAISIGFIIWQFKDVDMKWSTFLISLLKVNPWWMMAALGAMFIYWFLEAVVLQTASKPANQNQRFFSSFRITMIGQFFNTITPMATGGQPAQLVMLTKQGMDAGRGSSVLLVKFIIYQAMVVLNFIVILIFGIHYLMAGVTQLKYLVLIGFSVHLLVIACLILIGRSQKFTTSLVHILLIPTRLFVKKEKVDNWRKILDEKIATFHEESSRIGKDWKLIIRCCLYTTLQLWVYFSIPFFILHAIGVTGIGLYMAITYHAFIIMFATVMPTPGGAGGAEYTFTLLFGMLLGPAKLLMALILWRIITYYNCIIFGAGALLVKDTSPKEIKPRIEAIAKIPAKNVPQ from the coding sequence ATGAGTGGAAGCTCCAAGAAGAACATATTTAATATTGTCATTGTATTAGCAATTAGTATAGGCTTTATTATTTGGCAATTCAAAGATGTAGATATGAAATGGTCTACCTTTCTTATTTCACTGCTTAAGGTGAACCCATGGTGGATGATGGCTGCTCTGGGTGCTATGTTTATTTATTGGTTTTTAGAAGCGGTTGTATTGCAAACAGCTTCTAAACCAGCAAATCAGAATCAGCGCTTTTTTTCATCTTTTCGGATTACGATGATTGGTCAATTTTTTAATACGATTACGCCAATGGCAACTGGTGGACAACCAGCACAATTAGTAATGCTAACCAAACAAGGTATGGATGCAGGACGTGGGAGTTCCGTTTTGCTAGTGAAATTTATTATTTATCAGGCGATGGTTGTATTAAATTTTATAGTTATCCTGATATTTGGAATTCATTATTTGATGGCAGGTGTAACTCAATTGAAATACCTGGTTTTAATTGGTTTTTCTGTTCATTTGCTTGTAATTGCTTGTTTAATTTTAATTGGTCGAAGTCAAAAATTCACTACTAGTTTGGTGCATATTTTGCTTATACCAACTAGATTGTTTGTGAAAAAAGAAAAAGTTGATAATTGGAGAAAAATTTTAGATGAAAAAATTGCTACTTTCCATGAAGAAAGTAGCCGGATTGGGAAAGATTGGAAATTAATTATTCGTTGTTGTCTCTATACAACATTACAGTTATGGGTTTATTTTTCGATTCCATTCTTTATTTTACACGCAATTGGTGTAACTGGCATAGGGCTATATATGGCAATCACTTATCATGCGTTCATAATCATGTTTGCAACCGTTATGCCTACGCCTGGTGGTGCAGGTGGTGCAGAATATACTTTCACATTGTTATTTGGTATGTTACTAGGGCCAGCAAAGCTTCTTATGGCACTGATTTTATGGCGAATTATTACGTACTATAACTGTATCATATTTGGTGCTGGAGCTTTATTAGTCAAAGATACCTCACCTAAGGAAATCAAGCCGCGAATTGAAGCCATTGCAAAAATACCAGCAAAAAATGTACCGCAATAA
- a CDS encoding glycosyltransferase family 4 protein — MIKLTMLSSAEKVKGQGVASAYRELVNLLKERYSNEIDMEFNSFKKSDITHYHTVDFRFFLSTFFKKKRGVRVGYVHFIPETMEGSLKLPWIARVIFYKYLIGFYKRMDEIVVVNPSFIPKLTAYNIPKERIHYIPNFVSKKTFFPISDEEKQHVREKYGIPTDKFTVIGIGQVQHRKGVLDFIEVAKRLPNVQFVWAGGFSFGKITSGYEELKRIYDNPPANVKFIGIVDRSEMNACINMADIFFMPSYNELFPMAILEAMSSDVPILLRNLDLYEEILDGYYIKEADNSGFVRAIERLETDSAYYKKMLQAAKQGATYYSEDRLAGIWYTFYQGLLTKELEQ; from the coding sequence ATGATTAAGTTAACAATGTTATCTTCGGCAGAAAAAGTAAAAGGACAAGGTGTGGCTTCAGCGTACCGAGAACTTGTAAATTTATTAAAAGAAAGATATTCAAATGAGATTGATATGGAATTTAATAGTTTCAAAAAATCGGATATCACCCATTATCACACAGTTGATTTCCGTTTTTTTCTTTCAACTTTTTTTAAGAAAAAACGAGGTGTTCGTGTCGGTTATGTGCATTTTATACCTGAAACTATGGAAGGAAGCCTAAAATTACCATGGATTGCACGGGTTATTTTTTATAAATATTTGATTGGTTTTTATAAGCGAATGGATGAGATTGTTGTTGTAAATCCATCGTTTATACCTAAACTAACTGCCTATAATATCCCGAAAGAACGGATTCATTATATACCAAATTTTGTTTCTAAAAAAACTTTTTTTCCAATTTCCGATGAAGAAAAACAGCATGTTCGAGAAAAATATGGAATTCCAACAGATAAATTTACAGTTATTGGGATTGGACAAGTGCAACATCGAAAAGGCGTGCTTGACTTTATTGAAGTAGCAAAACGGCTTCCAAACGTTCAGTTTGTTTGGGCTGGGGGTTTTTCTTTTGGTAAAATTACTTCTGGTTATGAAGAACTTAAGCGGATTTACGATAATCCACCAGCGAATGTAAAATTTATTGGAATAGTTGATCGTTCAGAAATGAATGCTTGTATAAATATGGCAGATATTTTCTTTATGCCATCATATAATGAGTTATTTCCAATGGCAATTTTAGAAGCTATGAGTTCAGATGTTCCGATTTTACTTCGAAATCTGGATTTATATGAAGAAATACTAGATGGTTATTATATAAAAGAAGCTGACAATTCTGGCTTTGTCCGAGCTATTGAGCGTTTAGAAACGGATTCAGCTTATTATAAGAAAATGCTACAGGCAGCCAAACAAGGGGCAACCTATTATTCAGAAGACCGACTAGCAGGTATATGGTATACATTTTATCAAGGCTTGTTAACAAAGGAGTTAGAGCAATGA
- a CDS encoding glycosyltransferase family 4 protein, whose protein sequence is MNIGIFTDTYSPQISGVATSIMIMENELRKQGHTVYIFTTTDPNADREREEGRVFRLPSVPFVFFPERRVAVAGMNKFIKLVGRLDLDIIHTHTEFSLGLLGKRIAKKYNIPSIHTYHTMYVDYLHYIAKGKILTPSMVGKMIKTFCDSYDAIIAPTAKVRHHLEAQGIHKLMYTIPTGTDISSFAPVEKQQILDLKKSLGIGMDDSVILSLGRIAHEKNIDAIINAMPEILQKEPNAKLVIVGDGPVRKDLEKIVETKNLEEHIIFTGAVDWENIGLYYQLGDLFVSASTTETQGLTYAEAMAASLPVVAKRDESIEGFLTDRETAFLFDQDDELADLLVQILTDKNMATLVANNGRVKVESISADQFGRNIEAMYEEICEIYRVKRENGSIKKERTLIRSIIASEVFSLSSSTHSHRKERSSHHD, encoded by the coding sequence ATGAATATAGGGATTTTTACAGATACTTACAGTCCGCAGATTAGCGGTGTAGCTACATCAATCATGATTATGGAAAACGAACTTAGAAAACAAGGGCACACTGTATATATTTTTACAACAACGGATCCTAACGCTGATAGAGAGCGTGAAGAGGGACGTGTGTTTCGTTTGCCTAGTGTTCCGTTTGTTTTCTTTCCAGAACGTCGAGTAGCTGTAGCTGGAATGAACAAATTTATTAAATTAGTAGGACGGTTGGATTTAGATATTATCCACACACATACTGAATTTTCTTTGGGTCTCTTAGGAAAGCGAATTGCTAAGAAGTATAATATACCGTCAATTCATACTTACCACACAATGTATGTAGACTACTTGCATTATATTGCAAAAGGAAAAATTTTGACACCTTCTATGGTTGGTAAAATGATTAAAACATTTTGTGATAGCTATGATGCTATAATAGCTCCGACTGCAAAGGTAAGACATCATTTAGAAGCACAAGGTATCCATAAATTAATGTATACTATTCCAACTGGTACGGATATTTCTTCCTTTGCTCCAGTTGAAAAGCAACAAATTTTAGATTTGAAAAAATCACTTGGAATTGGAATGGATGATTCAGTAATTCTTTCGCTAGGGAGAATTGCTCACGAGAAAAATATTGATGCAATAATTAATGCGATGCCAGAAATACTCCAAAAAGAACCGAATGCTAAGCTCGTGATTGTTGGAGATGGTCCAGTGCGCAAAGACTTAGAAAAAATAGTAGAAACTAAGAATTTAGAAGAACATATTATTTTCACTGGTGCAGTTGACTGGGAAAATATTGGTTTATATTATCAATTAGGAGATCTTTTTGTAAGTGCATCAACAACAGAAACACAAGGATTGACATACGCAGAGGCGATGGCGGCTTCTTTACCAGTAGTTGCAAAACGCGATGAAAGCATTGAAGGATTTTTAACCGACCGAGAAACAGCCTTTTTATTCGATCAAGATGATGAATTAGCAGATTTATTAGTCCAAATCCTAACTGATAAAAATATGGCAACACTTGTAGCAAACAATGGAAGAGTGAAGGTGGAATCAATTTCTGCGGATCAATTTGGCCGCAATATAGAAGCCATGTATGAGGAAATATGTGAGATTTACCGCGTAAAGCGAGAAAATGGTTCTATTAAAAAAGAACGAACTTTAATTAGAAGCATCATCGCTTCTGAAGTATTCTCACTTTCATCTTCTACACACAGTCATAGAAAAGAGAGGTCCTCGCATCATGATTAA
- the fba gene encoding class II fructose-1,6-bisphosphate aldolase, with protein sequence MPIVNMTDMLKKALAGKYAVGQFNINNLEWTQAILKAAEAEKAPVILGVSEGAAKYMGGFKTVVKMTEGLVEDLKITVPVAIHLDHGSSFDSCKAAIDAGFSSVMIDGSHHPIDENIAMTKQVVDYAHAKGVSVEAEIGTVGGDEDGVTGGINYADPQECLRVVKEANIDALAAALGSVHGPYHGEPVLGFDEMKEISELTGAPLVLHGGSGIPEHQVKKAIELGHSKINVNTECQIVWTAAVREKLATDDKVYDPRKVIGPGVDAIIKTVTEKIQEFGSNGKA encoded by the coding sequence ATGCCTATCGTTAACATGACAGACATGCTGAAGAAAGCATTAGCTGGAAAATATGCTGTTGGTCAATTCAACATCAACAACCTTGAATGGACTCAAGCAATTTTGAAAGCTGCAGAAGCAGAAAAAGCACCAGTTATTTTAGGAGTTTCTGAAGGAGCTGCTAAATACATGGGAGGATTCAAAACAGTTGTAAAAATGACTGAAGGACTTGTAGAAGACCTAAAAATCACTGTTCCTGTTGCGATTCACCTTGACCATGGTTCTAGCTTTGATTCTTGTAAAGCGGCTATCGATGCAGGATTCTCTTCTGTAATGATCGACGGCTCTCACCACCCAATCGACGAAAATATTGCAATGACTAAACAAGTTGTTGATTACGCTCATGCTAAAGGCGTATCTGTAGAAGCTGAAATTGGAACTGTTGGTGGAGACGAAGACGGAGTAACTGGTGGAATCAACTATGCTGATCCACAAGAATGCTTACGTGTTGTTAAAGAAGCTAACATTGATGCACTTGCTGCAGCATTAGGTTCTGTTCACGGTCCTTACCACGGCGAACCTGTTCTTGGTTTTGACGAAATGAAAGAAATCTCTGAACTTACAGGTGCTCCACTTGTACTTCACGGCGGTTCTGGAATTCCTGAACACCAAGTTAAAAAAGCAATTGAATTAGGTCACAGCAAAATCAATGTTAACACTGAATGCCAAATCGTTTGGACTGCAGCTGTTCGCGAAAAATTAGCTACTGATGATAAAGTTTATGATCCACGTAAAGTAATCGGCCCTGGTGTGGACGCGATTATAAAAACTGTTACAGAAAAAATTCAAGAGTTTGGTTCTAATGGCAAAGCGTAA